A single genomic interval of Demequina sp. NBRC 110054 harbors:
- a CDS encoding AMP-binding protein, with amino-acid sequence MNYAPLSSGPADALAAALAGSVAGIAAPTSGSTGAPRQVLLSGAALRAGAEATDRRLGGPGDWLLAMPTTRIAGAMVLARATLSGSRVEALEPGPFTPERFARGVDALAASGGARRYVSLVPTQLGRLLDSPLGREALGAFDTILVGGAALHRDDAPGTVVRTYGMTETAGGCVYDGVPLDVARVAIDDEGRVLLTGPMLADGYADDAGLPVRDPDEWVAHEGETWLRTRDLGRIDRGVLTVLGRADDVIITGGVNVHPLRVERALLALPHVDDAVVAGVPDAEWGSRVGALVVLSPGAKTPSLVEFREALGRSRGDDPTGTGARERLEAAELPRQVLAVESLPRLDSGKIDRTQARRLLEASNGDA; translated from the coding sequence GTGAACTACGCGCCGCTGTCCTCAGGTCCGGCCGACGCCCTGGCAGCCGCGCTGGCCGGGTCCGTCGCGGGCATCGCCGCGCCGACGTCGGGATCGACGGGAGCGCCGCGCCAGGTGCTCCTGTCCGGCGCGGCCCTGCGCGCGGGGGCCGAGGCGACCGACCGCCGCCTTGGCGGGCCGGGCGACTGGCTGCTCGCGATGCCGACGACCCGGATCGCGGGTGCGATGGTGCTGGCACGCGCGACGCTGTCGGGCTCGCGCGTCGAGGCGCTCGAGCCCGGTCCGTTCACGCCCGAGCGATTCGCTCGCGGGGTCGACGCGCTGGCCGCTTCCGGCGGCGCGCGCCGCTACGTCTCGCTCGTGCCGACCCAGCTCGGACGCCTCCTCGACTCCCCCCTCGGCAGGGAGGCGCTTGGCGCCTTCGACACGATCCTGGTCGGCGGCGCGGCGCTTCACAGGGACGACGCGCCGGGCACCGTAGTGCGGACGTACGGGATGACGGAGACTGCGGGCGGCTGCGTGTACGACGGCGTCCCGCTCGACGTCGCGAGGGTCGCGATCGACGACGAGGGGCGCGTCCTGCTCACCGGCCCGATGCTCGCCGACGGCTACGCGGACGACGCGGGCCTCCCCGTGCGGGACCCTGACGAGTGGGTGGCGCACGAGGGCGAGACGTGGCTGCGCACGCGTGACCTCGGTCGGATCGATCGCGGAGTCCTCACCGTGCTGGGCCGCGCGGACGACGTGATCATCACGGGGGGCGTGAACGTCCACCCGCTGCGCGTCGAGCGGGCGCTGCTCGCGCTTCCGCACGTGGACGATGCGGTGGTCGCCGGGGTCCCGGACGCGGAGTGGGGCTCGCGCGTGGGCGCGCTCGTGGTGCTTTCGCCCGGCGCGAAGACGCCCTCGCTCGTGGAATTCCGCGAGGCGCTCGGCCGTTCTCGGGGCGACGATCCCACCGGAACCGGCGCGCGCGAGCGCCTTGAGGCAGCCGAGCTGCCGAGGCAGGTGCTCGCCGTCGAGTCCCTCCCCCGGCTCGACAGTGGGAAGATCGACAGGACGCAGGCACGACGCCTGCTCGAGGCCTCGAACGGAGACGCATGA
- a CDS encoding 1,4-dihydroxy-2-naphthoate polyprenyltransferase — MTTMSDWVAGARPKTLWTSITPVAVGTAAAIAVDGFRLLIAILALGVAVSLQIASNFANDYSDGVRGTDMDRVGPDRLVATGKATPSAVKRAAFLMFGVGALLGLWLTAVAGQWWWLIVGAIAIVAAWTYTGSSKPYGYDGWGEVSVFVFFGLVAVLGTMVAQAGQITWWAVVAAAGVGFSSVAMLMINNIRDIETDALTGKRTLAVKLGPARARHAFLGIMMAPLLCAVIVSFAHPWALLATITALPSLLIGLAVRGPFEGRALAPIFLATSGVGLAYGILLAVGIAI; from the coding sequence ATGACCACGATGTCGGACTGGGTCGCAGGCGCGCGACCCAAGACCCTGTGGACCTCGATCACCCCGGTCGCGGTCGGCACCGCCGCGGCGATCGCCGTCGACGGCTTCCGCCTCCTCATCGCGATCCTCGCGCTCGGGGTCGCTGTCTCGCTGCAGATCGCGTCGAACTTCGCGAACGACTACTCGGACGGCGTGCGCGGCACCGACATGGACCGCGTCGGCCCCGACCGCCTCGTCGCGACCGGCAAGGCCACCCCGTCCGCGGTCAAGCGCGCGGCGTTCCTCATGTTCGGCGTGGGCGCGCTGCTGGGCCTGTGGCTCACCGCCGTCGCGGGCCAGTGGTGGTGGCTGATCGTCGGAGCGATCGCGATCGTCGCCGCGTGGACCTACACCGGCTCCTCGAAGCCGTACGGCTACGACGGCTGGGGCGAGGTCTCCGTCTTCGTGTTCTTCGGCCTCGTCGCCGTGCTCGGCACGATGGTCGCGCAGGCCGGTCAGATCACGTGGTGGGCCGTCGTGGCCGCCGCGGGCGTCGGCTTCTCGTCCGTCGCGATGCTGATGATCAACAACATCAGGGACATCGAGACCGACGCCCTCACGGGCAAGCGCACGCTCGCGGTGAAGCTCGGCCCCGCCCGCGCGCGGCACGCGTTCCTCGGCATCATGATGGCGCCGCTGCTGTGCGCGGTGATCGTGTCGTTCGCTCACCCGTGGGCGCTGCTCGCGACCATCACTGCGCTGCCGTCGCTGCTCATCGGCCTGGCCGTGCGCGGCCCGTTCGAGGGCCGCGCGCTCGCGCCGATCTTCCTCGCGACGAGCGGCGTCGGCCTGGCCTACGGGATCCTGCTCGCGGTCGGTATCGCCATCTGA
- a CDS encoding DUF2202 domain-containing protein yields MDRKILAAAIVGGTSLVLAPVAAWGAGYVANEAAQDDAAVADIGARGNGYGLADADDAGSGTTARDRDGDCDDMMRGGTGSSGSRSNGSRGGGMMAGGMTGGGYGDGSAVLDLVDDDISDADAEALAYMVEEEKLAHDLYVALGEEWDLRVFAMISRAETQHTEAVRSVLDAYDLTDPTDGMDEGEFVDADLQELYDTLLAQGLESEEDALTVGALVEETDIADLQDRATDEESVSLLFERLESASEHHLVAFVRNLDAAGAGYEAQVLSDDELATILGE; encoded by the coding sequence ATGGACAGGAAGATTCTGGCCGCCGCGATCGTCGGCGGCACGAGCCTGGTGCTCGCGCCGGTCGCGGCGTGGGGAGCCGGCTACGTCGCGAACGAGGCGGCCCAGGACGATGCTGCGGTCGCCGACATCGGGGCGCGCGGCAACGGCTACGGGCTCGCCGACGCGGACGATGCGGGCAGCGGGACGACGGCTCGCGACCGGGACGGCGACTGCGACGACATGATGCGCGGAGGCACCGGGTCGAGCGGCTCGCGGTCGAACGGCTCGCGCGGCGGCGGCATGATGGCCGGCGGGATGACGGGCGGTGGCTACGGCGATGGATCCGCGGTGCTCGACCTGGTCGACGACGACATCAGCGACGCGGACGCTGAGGCGCTCGCGTACATGGTCGAGGAGGAGAAGCTCGCGCACGACCTGTACGTCGCGCTCGGCGAGGAGTGGGACCTGCGAGTCTTCGCGATGATCTCGCGCGCCGAGACCCAGCACACCGAGGCGGTCCGCTCCGTCCTCGATGCGTACGACCTCACCGACCCGACCGACGGGATGGACGAGGGCGAGTTCGTCGACGCCGACCTGCAGGAGCTGTACGACACCCTGCTCGCGCAGGGCCTCGAGTCCGAGGAGGACGCCCTCACGGTCGGCGCGCTCGTCGAGGAGACCGACATCGCCGACCTCCAGGATCGCGCGACCGACGAGGAGTCGGTGAGCCTGCTCTTCGAGCGGCTCGAGTCGGCGAGCGAGCACCACCTCGTGGCGTTCGTGAGGAACCTCGACGCCGCGGGAGCGGGCTACGAGGCACAGGTCCTGAGCGACGACGAGCTCGCCACGATCCTGGGGGAGTGA
- a CDS encoding type II toxin-antitoxin system PemK/MazF family toxin, which translates to MSRGSIWTADLEPAQGREANKVRPVLLVGRDALIRRALADGGTVTVAPLTTSIAKVFSFQVLLPAERSGLPRDSKVQAEQLRTVSTARLLAQVGQIDEDLNVEVDEAIRVYLGL; encoded by the coding sequence GTGAGCCGCGGGTCGATCTGGACCGCGGATCTCGAGCCTGCGCAAGGGCGCGAGGCGAACAAGGTGCGCCCTGTCCTCCTCGTCGGGCGTGACGCCCTGATCCGCCGTGCACTCGCGGACGGCGGCACCGTCACCGTGGCGCCGCTCACGACCAGCATCGCCAAGGTGTTCAGCTTCCAGGTCCTCCTCCCCGCCGAGCGGTCGGGGCTCCCGCGGGACTCGAAGGTCCAGGCCGAGCAGCTCAGGACCGTGTCGACGGCCCGCCTGCTGGCTCAGGTCGGGCAGATCGACGAGGACCTCAACGTCGAGGTGGACGAGGCGATCCGGGTGTATCTCGGTCTTTGA
- a CDS encoding ribbon-helix-helix domain-containing protein: MSVKLSVSLPSEDLAVIDADVAEGRARSRSEAIHLYVVRAQAERTESRVEAQFIEAQREWRESGQADEWDAVAGDGL, translated from the coding sequence ATGAGCGTGAAGCTGAGCGTGTCCCTGCCCTCGGAGGATCTTGCGGTGATCGACGCTGACGTCGCCGAGGGGCGCGCCCGGAGCAGGTCGGAGGCCATCCATCTCTACGTGGTCCGGGCGCAGGCCGAGCGGACCGAGAGCCGCGTGGAGGCGCAGTTCATCGAGGCGCAGCGGGAGTGGCGCGAGAGCGGGCAGGCCGACGAATGGGATGCGGTCGCGGGTGACGGCCTGTGA
- a CDS encoding DUF4229 domain-containing protein: MKVLSYWAARTGIFLAVVAVLWLLDVLDVVTLVLAVVIAWAIGYVALPRMRAAAQVQMEGWVSRSEKGLRDLDAEEDAEAAGPDASDD; the protein is encoded by the coding sequence ATGAAGGTCCTCTCGTACTGGGCCGCCCGCACCGGAATCTTCCTCGCAGTGGTGGCCGTCCTCTGGCTTCTGGACGTCCTCGACGTCGTCACGCTCGTCCTCGCCGTCGTGATCGCGTGGGCGATCGGCTACGTCGCGCTGCCCCGCATGCGTGCGGCCGCGCAGGTGCAGATGGAGGGCTGGGTGAGCCGTTCGGAGAAGGGCCTGCGCGACCTCGACGCCGAGGAGGACGCGGAGGCCGCGGGCCCCGACGCGAGCGACGACTAG
- a CDS encoding PLD nuclease N-terminal domain-containing protein: protein MRYLPYLAALALAVYCVVDIHQHTDPRPYRLPKWAWYLIVILVPFLGPAAWFFMRFVDPFEDSPGKNKGPVAPDDDMDYLRWLEQQERRRKREEGKRPEGS from the coding sequence ATGCGTTATCTCCCGTACCTCGCAGCACTGGCGCTCGCGGTCTACTGCGTGGTGGACATCCACCAGCACACGGACCCGCGCCCCTATCGCCTGCCGAAGTGGGCGTGGTACCTGATCGTGATCCTTGTGCCGTTCCTCGGCCCCGCCGCGTGGTTCTTCATGCGCTTCGTGGACCCCTTCGAGGACTCGCCTGGCAAGAACAAGGGCCCCGTCGCCCCTGACGACGACATGGACTACCTGCGCTGGCTCGAGCAGCAGGAACGACGCCGCAAGCGCGAGGAGGGCAAGCGCCCCGAGGGGAGCTGA
- a CDS encoding PLDc N-terminal domain-containing protein, whose product MRIILFLAYIALVVYCLADAIQHPDPEPHRLPRWAWIVIILMFPYIGAGTWLALKFVNAGASQPRTQQGALAPDDDPEYLVWLREQERRRRLEGDAER is encoded by the coding sequence ATGCGGATCATCCTGTTCCTCGCGTACATCGCCCTGGTGGTGTACTGCCTCGCGGATGCGATCCAGCATCCGGATCCCGAGCCGCACCGGCTGCCGCGGTGGGCGTGGATCGTGATCATCCTGATGTTCCCGTACATCGGGGCCGGCACGTGGCTCGCGCTCAAGTTCGTGAATGCGGGCGCATCACAACCTCGCACCCAGCAGGGTGCCCTGGCGCCCGACGACGACCCCGAGTACCTGGTCTGGCTTCGCGAGCAGGAGCGGCGACGCCGCCTCGAGGGCGACGCCGAGCGCTGA
- a CDS encoding glycosyltransferase family 4 protein, whose product MKIAFVLDDSLSRPDGVQQYVTTLGAALADAGHEVVYACSGDVRDDLPSVSLTGNIAVTFNGNGLRTPRPASRRRLRDWLLATRPDVIHVQMPHSPFFAGRVVREARRVLGGDVRIVGTFHILPDGRVSEIGTAALGRVLSSNLRMFDAFSAVSQPAAEFARATFGIDCALTPNLVDVDAFRAQVRTHRPAATDRPLTLSFLGRFVDRKGAPELVEAVAALPEDVRARIRVRMGGKGPLLEPVRTLVAERGLAATVSLEGFVAEEDKAQFYADADLACFPATGGESFGIVLIEAMAAGAGVVVGGDNPGYRFVLQDDAVLVDARDAEGFATVLAGLVRDPARRKELHAAQQERVRDFDAPVALAAALTLYEA is encoded by the coding sequence GTGAAGATCGCGTTCGTCCTGGATGACTCCCTCTCCAGGCCCGACGGCGTCCAGCAGTACGTGACGACGCTCGGCGCGGCGCTCGCGGACGCCGGGCACGAGGTCGTCTACGCGTGCTCGGGCGACGTGCGCGACGACCTTCCGTCGGTGTCGCTCACCGGCAACATCGCGGTCACCTTCAACGGCAACGGTCTCAGGACCCCGCGGCCCGCCTCACGGCGACGCCTGCGCGACTGGCTGCTCGCGACGCGTCCCGACGTGATCCACGTCCAGATGCCCCACTCGCCGTTCTTCGCGGGCCGCGTCGTGCGCGAGGCCAGGCGCGTGCTGGGAGGCGACGTCCGCATCGTCGGGACCTTCCACATCCTCCCCGACGGGCGCGTGAGCGAGATCGGGACCGCCGCGCTCGGCCGCGTGCTGAGCTCCAACCTGAGGATGTTCGACGCGTTCTCGGCCGTGTCCCAGCCCGCAGCGGAGTTCGCGCGCGCGACCTTCGGGATCGACTGCGCGCTCACCCCCAACCTGGTCGATGTCGACGCGTTCCGCGCCCAGGTGCGGACGCATCGTCCCGCTGCCACGGATCGTCCGCTCACGCTGTCCTTCCTGGGACGTTTCGTGGACCGCAAGGGCGCGCCCGAGCTGGTCGAGGCCGTCGCCGCGCTGCCCGAGGACGTGCGCGCGCGCATCCGGGTCCGCATGGGCGGCAAAGGTCCGCTGCTCGAGCCCGTCCGCACGCTCGTTGCCGAGCGCGGCCTCGCCGCCACCGTCTCCCTGGAGGGATTCGTCGCCGAGGAGGACAAGGCGCAGTTCTACGCGGACGCCGACCTCGCATGCTTCCCCGCGACCGGAGGGGAGAGCTTCGGGATCGTGCTCATCGAGGCGATGGCCGCGGGCGCGGGCGTCGTGGTCGGGGGAGACAACCCCGGCTATCGCTTCGTGCTCCAGGACGATGCGGTGCTCGTCGATGCGCGCGACGCCGAGGGATTCGCCACGGTGCTCGCCGGGCTCGTGCGCGATCCTGCGCGCCGGAAGGAGCTGCACGCCGCCCAGCAGGAGCGGGTGCGGGACTTCGACGCACCGGTCGCGCTCGCGGCCGCGCTCACGCTCTACGAGGCCTGA
- the ccsB gene encoding c-type cytochrome biogenesis protein CcsB, which translates to MSPQYLSVLTLWSATALYAVAMVAWSIRLSRVADERAQERAGAEAPAQERVAVSAGASTSAEDAAASSHADEADDSRSRDDAAVAAMAAGATSFVVDDGEDSAPPRSAANRALGTARTAMYLGLILHAVGLVARGIEAGHVPWSNMYEYTITGSFVAVLVFAIVQSRRDAAYLGTGVTGFATFVLGLGLTQLYAASTGLRPALQSFWIVIHVSIAIIATGVFTVAAVATVLQLIQYGKAAGRFRWLEAVPSAQKLEALAFRLNAVGFVLWTFTVMTGAVWAEHAWGRYWGWDPKEVWSFVIWVLYAAYLHARTTQGWMGKRSAWLSLVGFVALLMNFTVVNLFFQGLHSYA; encoded by the coding sequence ATGTCCCCGCAGTACCTTTCCGTGCTGACCCTGTGGTCCGCGACCGCGCTGTACGCCGTCGCGATGGTCGCGTGGTCCATCCGCCTGTCCCGGGTCGCCGACGAGCGCGCGCAGGAGCGCGCCGGCGCCGAGGCGCCCGCGCAGGAGCGCGTCGCCGTCTCCGCCGGTGCGTCGACGAGCGCCGAGGACGCCGCCGCGTCGTCCCACGCGGACGAGGCGGATGACTCGCGCAGCAGGGACGATGCGGCGGTCGCCGCCATGGCGGCGGGCGCCACCTCGTTCGTGGTCGATGACGGCGAGGACTCCGCGCCGCCGCGGTCCGCCGCGAACCGCGCGCTCGGCACCGCGCGCACCGCGATGTACCTCGGCCTGATCCTCCACGCCGTCGGCCTCGTCGCCCGGGGCATCGAGGCTGGGCACGTGCCGTGGTCGAACATGTACGAGTACACGATCACGGGCTCGTTCGTCGCGGTCCTCGTGTTCGCGATCGTCCAGTCGCGGCGCGACGCCGCCTACCTCGGCACCGGCGTGACCGGCTTCGCGACCTTCGTGCTCGGACTGGGGCTCACCCAGCTCTACGCCGCGTCGACGGGTCTGCGGCCCGCTCTGCAGAGCTTCTGGATCGTCATCCACGTCTCGATCGCGATCATCGCGACGGGCGTCTTCACCGTGGCCGCGGTCGCGACCGTGCTGCAGCTCATCCAGTACGGCAAGGCGGCCGGACGGTTCCGCTGGCTCGAGGCGGTGCCGAGCGCACAGAAGCTCGAGGCGCTCGCGTTCCGGCTCAACGCCGTGGGCTTCGTCCTGTGGACCTTCACCGTGATGACCGGCGCCGTGTGGGCCGAGCATGCGTGGGGCCGCTACTGGGGCTGGGACCCCAAGGAGGTCTGGTCCTTCGTCATCTGGGTGCTGTACGCCGCGTACCTGCACGCCAGGACGACGCAGGGGTGGATGGGCAAGCGCAGCGCCTGGCTGTCGCTCGTCGGCTTCGTCGCGCTGCTCATGAACTTCACCGTGGTCAACCTCTTCTTCCAGGGGCTCCACTCGTACGCCTGA
- a CDS encoding cytochrome c biogenesis protein ResB has product MARMKLDNYVVADAPRLGLRGWLRWIWRQVTSMRVALILLLMLALASIPGSVLPQYPQDASAARTFVQENGWWGELLDATGFLDVFGSAWFTAIYVLLFASLIGCILPRIAVYWRALMSPVTAAPSRLDRFEHQDQEEIAAERVPEAFDSARDMLRPDFLPGLTVGRNELALRSPAWLTSLVGWRVRVDERDRRGGGRELALSASNESLRELGNLLFHLSLVGILAAMAIGNLLTYRGQAIIVEGDSFTNAVVDYDSFSSGALFSESSLEPFTLTLDELDAQFSLSGLAEGFTAQVTLAEPGEDAISTDIQVNRPLQVAGGKIYLQGNGYAPEISVTDADGNVAFSDAVPFIPQDDVYTSTGVIKVPDVTSGEQLGFVATLLPTAGESEGSLVSLHPDLANPRLVVRGYVGDLGLDSGIPQNVYVLDESQLSPLRDEEGDVWTVALSPGESVELPDGLGTFTWDDTARYGAFDLRADPSLPWLLAAAIGAVIGLSLSLFAPRRRLWLAASLEADDAGAVTVVRAAAMAPAHDTAAADQMHRVLDAATGRLRRIEEE; this is encoded by the coding sequence ATGGCGCGCATGAAGCTCGACAACTACGTCGTCGCGGACGCCCCGCGGCTGGGCCTGCGCGGCTGGCTGCGATGGATCTGGCGCCAGGTCACGTCGATGCGCGTCGCGCTGATCCTGCTCCTGATGCTCGCGCTCGCCTCGATCCCCGGGTCGGTGCTCCCGCAGTATCCGCAGGACGCCTCGGCCGCGCGCACGTTCGTCCAGGAGAACGGCTGGTGGGGCGAGCTGCTCGACGCGACCGGCTTCCTCGACGTGTTCGGCTCCGCGTGGTTCACGGCGATCTACGTCCTGCTGTTCGCGTCGCTGATCGGCTGCATCCTGCCGCGCATCGCGGTGTACTGGCGGGCTCTCATGAGCCCCGTCACGGCCGCGCCGAGCCGCCTCGATAGGTTCGAGCATCAGGACCAGGAGGAGATCGCCGCGGAGCGGGTTCCCGAGGCGTTCGACTCGGCGCGGGATATGCTGCGCCCCGACTTCCTCCCCGGGCTCACCGTGGGCAGGAACGAGCTCGCCCTGCGTAGCCCCGCGTGGCTGACCTCGCTCGTCGGCTGGCGGGTTCGCGTCGACGAGCGGGACCGCCGGGGCGGTGGCCGCGAGCTCGCGCTGTCCGCGAGCAACGAGAGCCTCCGCGAGCTCGGCAACCTGCTGTTCCACCTGTCGCTCGTGGGCATCCTCGCCGCGATGGCCATCGGCAACCTGCTCACGTACCGCGGCCAGGCGATCATCGTCGAGGGCGACTCGTTCACGAACGCCGTCGTCGACTACGACTCGTTCAGCTCGGGCGCGCTGTTCAGCGAGTCGAGCCTCGAGCCGTTCACCCTCACGCTCGACGAGCTCGACGCGCAGTTCTCGCTCTCGGGTCTGGCGGAGGGCTTCACCGCGCAGGTGACGCTCGCGGAGCCCGGCGAGGACGCCATCTCCACGGACATCCAGGTCAACCGCCCGCTCCAGGTTGCTGGCGGCAAGATCTACCTCCAGGGCAACGGCTACGCGCCCGAGATCTCCGTGACCGACGCGGACGGCAACGTCGCGTTCTCCGACGCGGTCCCGTTCATCCCCCAGGACGACGTCTACACGTCGACCGGAGTGATCAAGGTCCCCGACGTCACGAGCGGCGAGCAGCTCGGCTTCGTGGCGACGCTCCTGCCCACGGCGGGGGAGTCCGAGGGCTCGCTCGTGTCGCTGCACCCCGACCTCGCGAACCCCAGGCTCGTCGTGCGCGGCTACGTCGGAGACCTCGGACTCGACTCCGGCATCCCGCAGAACGTGTACGTCCTCGACGAGTCGCAGCTCAGCCCGCTGCGCGACGAGGAGGGCGACGTGTGGACGGTCGCGCTGAGCCCGGGCGAGAGCGTCGAGCTTCCGGACGGCCTCGGCACCTTCACGTGGGACGACACCGCCCGGTACGGCGCCTTCGACCTGCGTGCCGACCCGTCGCTGCCTTGGCTGCTCGCAGCCGCGATCGGCGCCGTGATCGGGCTCTCGCTGAGCCTGTTCGCGCCCCGCAGGCGGCTGTGGCTCGCCGCCTCGCTCGAGGCGGACGACGCGGGCGCGGTTACAGTGGTGCGTGCGGCCGCGATGGCCCCCGCGCACGACACCGCGGCCGCCGACCAGATGCATCGCGTCCTCGATGCGGCCACCGGCCGCCTGCGGCGCATCGAGGAGGAATGA
- a CDS encoding cytochrome c biogenesis CcdA family protein produces MTLASSIGGELANTVLTGSLLVGIPVAMLAGLVSFASPCVVPLVPGYLGYVSGMAGAGVGASTRDKASRPRLIAGALLFVLGFSVVFVALGFLVSSAGAQLQERLDIVTRVLGVLIIVLGFGFMGAMPFLQAEKRVHVSPRAGLLGAPLLGVAFGLGWTPCIGPTLSAVLTLGLTEGSVTQGAILAFAYCLGLGLPFILLAAWFERSGRVLGWLRRHRLALMRVGGGLLIILGVALVTGLWERFTSLLQGWIDGFWVAI; encoded by the coding sequence GTGACCCTTGCCTCCTCGATCGGCGGTGAGCTGGCGAACACCGTGCTGACCGGCTCGCTGCTCGTCGGCATCCCGGTCGCGATGCTCGCGGGGCTCGTGAGCTTCGCCTCTCCCTGCGTGGTGCCCCTCGTGCCCGGCTACCTCGGGTACGTGTCGGGGATGGCGGGTGCGGGCGTCGGAGCCAGCACCCGGGACAAGGCGAGCCGGCCGCGGCTGATCGCCGGCGCACTGCTGTTCGTCCTCGGCTTCTCCGTGGTCTTCGTCGCCCTCGGCTTCCTCGTGTCCTCGGCGGGCGCGCAGCTCCAGGAGCGGCTCGACATCGTCACGCGCGTGCTCGGCGTGCTGATCATCGTGCTCGGCTTCGGGTTCATGGGTGCAATGCCTTTCCTCCAGGCGGAGAAGCGCGTCCACGTGAGCCCGCGCGCGGGCCTGCTGGGCGCGCCGCTGCTGGGCGTGGCCTTCGGGCTCGGTTGGACCCCGTGCATCGGCCCGACGCTGTCGGCCGTGCTCACGCTCGGCCTCACCGAGGGCTCGGTGACGCAGGGGGCGATCCTCGCCTTCGCGTACTGCCTGGGGCTCGGGCTGCCGTTCATCCTGCTCGCCGCATGGTTCGAGCGCTCGGGGCGCGTGCTCGGATGGCTGCGTCGGCATCGTCTCGCGCTCATGCGCGTGGGCGGCGGCCTGCTGATCATCCTCGGCGTCGCGCTCGTGACCGGGCTGTGGGAGCGCTTCACCTCGCTGCTGCAGGGCTGGATCGACGGATTCTGGGTGGCGATCTGA
- a CDS encoding TlpA disulfide reductase family protein has protein sequence MKRGSRLIILAAIVVAIVLALAACAPEDAAQSPGYVSGDGTVTIFGESDPLALTGTAYDGSEIDTADWTGEVVVINAWYASCPPCRAEAEDLAALDREDGVRFVGVNSRDSADTAQAFERTFGVDYPSIDDSDGAAMAQLQGVVSINAVPTTLVIDPDGNLYARAVGRIEESTLRSLVEDAAAESGVTLDQGGAESTDDAEAGETDDAGAAE, from the coding sequence ATGAAGCGTGGGTCGCGGCTCATCATCCTCGCCGCGATCGTCGTCGCCATCGTGCTCGCGCTCGCCGCGTGCGCGCCCGAGGACGCCGCCCAGTCGCCCGGCTACGTGAGCGGCGACGGTACCGTCACGATCTTCGGCGAGAGCGATCCGCTCGCGCTCACGGGCACCGCGTACGACGGCTCCGAGATCGACACCGCCGACTGGACCGGCGAGGTCGTCGTCATCAACGCCTGGTACGCGTCGTGCCCGCCCTGCCGCGCCGAGGCCGAGGACCTCGCGGCGCTCGACCGCGAGGACGGCGTGCGGTTCGTCGGCGTGAACTCGCGCGACAGCGCGGACACCGCGCAGGCCTTCGAGCGCACGTTCGGCGTCGACTACCCGAGCATCGACGACTCCGATGGCGCCGCGATGGCGCAGCTCCAGGGCGTCGTGTCGATCAACGCGGTCCCGACCACGCTCGTGATCGACCCCGACGGGAACCTGTACGCGCGCGCCGTGGGGCGGATCGAGGAGTCGACGCTGCGCTCGCTCGTCGAGGACGCGGCGGCCGAGTCCGGGGTCACGCTCGATCAGGGCGGCGCCGAGTCCACGGACGATGCGGAGGCCGGGGAGACGGACGATGCGGGGGCCGCCGAGTGA
- a CDS encoding histidine phosphatase family protein — protein MPVVHLLRHGHVYNPDKILYGRLPGFHLSEAGRRMAQAVADDLLARNVDIRRVVASPLQRAQETAGPIAEAFGLSIDTEPRIIEAGNDFAGGPLPSGPKDLLNLKALWMLRNPLRPSWGEPYKEQTARMWAAMRDAAAATPEGETIMVSHQLPIWVARSTFEHRSLIHDPRKRECGLASLTSFTFEGTEPVGMEYREPAAHIEVPR, from the coding sequence ATGCCTGTCGTCCATCTCCTGCGCCACGGCCACGTCTACAACCCAGACAAGATCCTCTACGGGCGCCTGCCAGGGTTCCATCTGTCCGAGGCCGGTCGCCGCATGGCGCAGGCCGTCGCCGACGATCTCCTCGCCCGCAACGTCGACATCCGTCGGGTCGTCGCGTCGCCGCTGCAGCGCGCGCAGGAGACCGCGGGCCCGATCGCGGAGGCATTCGGGCTGAGCATCGACACCGAGCCGCGCATCATCGAGGCCGGCAACGACTTCGCGGGCGGGCCGCTGCCGAGCGGCCCCAAGGACCTGCTGAACCTCAAGGCGCTGTGGATGCTGCGCAACCCGCTGCGCCCGTCGTGGGGCGAGCCGTACAAGGAGCAGACCGCCCGCATGTGGGCGGCGATGCGCGACGCGGCCGCCGCGACCCCCGAGGGCGAGACGATCATGGTCAGCCACCAGCTCCCGATCTGGGTCGCCCGCTCCACGTTCGAGCACCGCTCGCTCATCCACGACCCGCGCAAGCGCGAGTGCGGACTCGCCTCGCTCACGTCCTTCACCTTCGAGGGCACCGAGCCGGTCGGGATGGAGTACCGCGAGCCCGCCGCGCACATCGAGGTCCCTCGATGA